One window of Chloroflexus aggregans DSM 9485 genomic DNA carries:
- a CDS encoding DUF4388 domain-containing protein, protein MALHGTLQQASLRELIDLAVYSSLTGSLDITGERSGRIYFLNGQIYHIECDGQIGSEALGLLLNVQDGTFNVTSGARSEHQSVWGDHESIIRNAERTALRWRRLWHHVPSLNLIPVLVVSEDEAKRQTSVALHVLIEAIDGRKRLNDLATELRWSAMDVVEGVVQLITQRLVQLEHAQPVHREPTPASSPRPTPSVMSSIDRLLAILRS, encoded by the coding sequence ATGGCACTACACGGTACGTTGCAACAAGCATCGTTGCGAGAGTTGATCGATCTTGCAGTGTACAGTTCACTTACCGGATCACTCGATATTACCGGCGAGCGATCCGGTCGTATCTATTTTTTAAACGGCCAAATCTATCACATCGAATGCGATGGGCAGATCGGCAGCGAAGCACTTGGTCTTTTGTTAAATGTACAGGATGGGACGTTTAACGTTACCAGTGGTGCTCGCAGTGAGCATCAATCGGTGTGGGGCGATCACGAGAGTATCATTCGCAACGCCGAGCGCACTGCCCTGCGTTGGCGGCGACTTTGGCACCACGTACCTTCACTCAATCTGATACCGGTGTTGGTTGTCTCTGAGGATGAAGCGAAACGCCAAACGAGTGTGGCGTTGCATGTGCTGATTGAGGCAATTGACGGGCGTAAGCGATTAAATGACCTCGCCACCGAGCTGCGCTGGTCGGCAATGGATGTTGTAGAGGGCGTCGTGCAACTCATTACGCAACGGCTGGTACAGCTTGAGCACGCGCAACCTGTACATCGTGAACCCACACCGGCCTCTTCTCCCCGACCGACCCCGTCGGTGATGTCGTCTATTGATCGACTATTAGCTATTCTTCGTTCGTGA
- a CDS encoding alpha/beta fold hydrolase — protein sequence MNISSPTGAQIHYTDVGSGLPVVLLHAFPLSSALWRAQLTTLTDRFRMIAPDLRGFGNSPPIPLPQSLDDYAADVIALLDALGIERAVVAGLSMGGYIAFAILRQAPERIGGLLLADTRATADTDTARANRAANAELVLREGSAALAERLLPNLLAPTAAESLRAELQAIAAANPPESIAAALHAMAARPDSTSLLSQIRVPVTVVVGAEDTLTPPSEARTMHEAIPGSRFVVIPGAGHLSAIERPAEFNLALAELVMRVEAGSR from the coding sequence ATGAACATCAGCTCTCCAACCGGTGCGCAAATCCACTACACCGATGTGGGTAGCGGTCTACCGGTAGTTTTACTGCACGCTTTTCCGCTGAGTTCAGCCTTGTGGCGCGCCCAACTGACGACCCTTACCGACCGGTTTCGGATGATCGCACCCGATCTGCGCGGATTCGGCAACTCACCACCCATACCACTGCCCCAATCGCTCGACGATTACGCTGCCGATGTGATTGCGCTCCTTGACGCATTAGGTATTGAACGAGCAGTAGTGGCCGGCTTATCGATGGGTGGGTACATTGCCTTCGCCATCCTCCGCCAAGCCCCCGAACGGATCGGCGGCCTCTTGCTGGCCGACACGCGCGCAACGGCTGATACAGACACAGCCCGCGCTAATCGTGCCGCTAATGCCGAACTTGTGCTCCGCGAAGGCAGTGCAGCGTTGGCCGAACGCCTCTTGCCGAATCTGCTGGCGCCGACAGCCGCTGAATCACTACGGGCTGAATTGCAGGCAATAGCGGCGGCTAATCCGCCAGAAAGTATTGCTGCCGCGCTCCATGCGATGGCTGCTCGACCCGACTCTACCTCGTTACTCAGCCAGATTCGTGTTCCGGTCACCGTTGTCGTGGGAGCAGAGGATACGCTTACACCACCCAGCGAAGCTCGCACGATGCACGAAGCGATTCCCGGTAGCCGGTTTGTCGTCATTCCCGGAGCAGGTCATCTTAGTGCTATTGAGCGACCCGCCGAGTTTAACCTAGCCCTTGCCGAGCTGGTGATGCGGGTAGAGGCCGGTAGCCGTTAG
- the cheB gene encoding chemotaxis-specific protein-glutamate methyltransferase CheB, with protein MTNPLRVLVVDDSALMRRLLRQMLESDPTIRVVGEAGDGKTAIALTAELRPDLITLDVRMPVLDGVETTRQIMAYHPTPILVLSAAVSGKDANIAFEALAAGALEVMEKPSLADADSLDHLRRTLIRRIKLLARVKVVTHLRGRRHPPSEVRKTLIDTPHHVRGPRIAPGQFPVVVIGASTGGPKVIRQLLAGLPNTFAAAVILVQHIAQGFGEGMAEWLAETSTLPVELAHDGLALQPGRVLLAPDQSDLLIKPDGTVRLSMSPLLLQRPSIDITMTAVAELYGAHSAGVLLTGMGRDGAVGMRAIRRVGGLTIAQDEASCTIFGMPRAAIELGAAELVLPPDQILMVLRERFSAPKRVL; from the coding sequence ATGACGAATCCGTTGCGTGTACTTGTCGTCGACGACTCGGCACTGATGCGACGCTTGTTGCGCCAGATGCTTGAGAGTGATCCGACGATCCGGGTGGTCGGTGAAGCAGGCGATGGCAAAACCGCGATTGCCCTCACCGCCGAACTGCGACCCGATCTGATCACGCTCGATGTACGGATGCCGGTTCTCGATGGCGTAGAGACGACACGCCAGATTATGGCCTACCATCCAACACCGATTTTGGTGCTTTCGGCAGCCGTGAGCGGGAAAGATGCCAACATCGCGTTCGAGGCCCTCGCTGCCGGCGCACTTGAGGTTATGGAAAAGCCAAGTCTGGCCGACGCCGATTCACTCGATCATTTGCGCCGCACCCTGATCCGACGCATCAAGTTGCTGGCTCGTGTGAAGGTCGTCACCCATTTGCGCGGTCGCCGTCACCCACCCTCTGAAGTACGTAAAACCTTGATCGATACCCCCCATCACGTGCGCGGTCCGCGCATTGCTCCCGGTCAGTTTCCGGTGGTTGTGATCGGAGCCTCGACCGGCGGGCCAAAAGTGATCCGCCAATTACTGGCCGGCCTACCGAACACCTTTGCAGCCGCAGTGATTTTGGTGCAACATATCGCGCAAGGCTTTGGTGAAGGAATGGCCGAATGGCTAGCCGAAACCAGTACCCTGCCGGTCGAATTGGCCCACGATGGTCTTGCTCTCCAACCCGGACGTGTCTTGCTTGCACCCGATCAGTCCGATCTGTTGATCAAGCCTGACGGAACAGTCCGGTTGAGTATGTCACCCCTGTTGCTTCAACGTCCCTCAATCGACATTACAATGACAGCGGTCGCCGAACTGTACGGCGCGCATTCGGCCGGTGTGTTGTTGACCGGTATGGGACGCGACGGGGCCGTCGGGATGCGCGCCATCCGCCGCGTCGGTGGGTTGACCATTGCGCAAGATGAAGCCAGTTGCACGATTTTTGGTATGCCACGTGCGGCGATTGAACTCGGCGCCGCCGAGTTGGTCTTGCCACCCGATCAGATATTGATGGTCCTGCGCGAGCGCTTTTCGGCTCCAAAGAGGGTACTATGA
- a CDS encoding chemotaxis protein CheW: MQPSTQTVSYKEYLLFRLTNELYALPGKAVREVMRWHTPTPIPGAPPLLPGLLNQRGQILPVIDLRLLLGLPATAPDRATRLIWVHQDDIDAALLADAVDDLIAIEPSLLEPPPAHLTGPAQRVIHAVFRYQEQPVALLDPAAVFAFVKEAA, from the coding sequence ATGCAACCGTCAACGCAAACCGTTTCGTACAAAGAATATCTGCTTTTTCGCCTTACCAACGAACTGTACGCTCTCCCCGGAAAAGCGGTGCGCGAGGTAATGCGTTGGCATACACCAACACCGATACCGGGCGCACCACCGCTCCTGCCCGGTTTACTCAACCAACGCGGTCAGATTCTACCGGTGATCGATCTACGACTCTTACTCGGTTTGCCTGCGACGGCACCCGATCGGGCGACACGCCTCATCTGGGTACATCAGGATGACATCGATGCCGCATTGCTGGCCGATGCCGTCGATGATCTTATTGCAATCGAGCCCTCCCTCCTCGAACCACCACCGGCCCACCTCACCGGCCCGGCCCAACGAGTGATTCACGCCGTCTTTCGTTATCAAGAGCAGCCTGTAGCCTTACTCGATCCGGCTGCCGTTTTTGCCTTTGTTAAGGAGGCTGCGTGA
- a CDS encoding response regulator: MPTILVVDDSRLVTDIVKMRLEMYGYTVQLAHSGEEALAAIAANPPDLLVLDVQMPGIDGYEVCRRIRENPALDNLRIIMLTSSDDKRAAFEAGVDDYLNKDIDLLNLPNRVRLVLDME; the protein is encoded by the coding sequence ATGCCAACTATTTTGGTCGTCGATGATAGCCGATTGGTTACCGATATTGTCAAGATGCGGCTTGAGATGTACGGCTACACCGTCCAACTTGCTCACAGCGGTGAAGAGGCACTGGCCGCAATTGCCGCGAATCCACCCGACTTGTTAGTCCTTGATGTACAGATGCCCGGCATTGATGGCTACGAAGTCTGCCGCCGCATCCGCGAAAATCCGGCGTTGGATAATTTACGGATTATTATGCTCACGTCATCAGACGATAAACGAGCCGCATTTGAAGCCGGTGTTGATGATTATCTTAACAAAGATATCGATCTCCTCAACTTGCCCAATCGGGTGCGCTTGGTGCTAGATATGGAATAA
- a CDS encoding hybrid sensor histidine kinase/response regulator translates to MDLTSFYAQFRDETADNLRLLSEVLLTIEQNVDADRRRSELDRAFRAVHTIKGSARMLGFDPIAQAAHALEHILGQVRQGQRTLDRSLTDLLLHGGDLIGRLVAHVPHIPPAESSAVEQFLQQLSSTDTTTAFTPPPSPPPSPAPSSQPSDTEPLRTTRQTVRVRVDRLDRLFNLAGELVIIQQWLGEVGQELYRLQETVERQQRALQALEQELARLRFSQSQRQALDARINALREVQAAINDLAQRQSDRLDRHLARQQLLIKDLEQEVMAVRLLPIATIFNNLPRLVRDLAAATNKQATIEISGETTELDRKVLELISDPLVHLVRNAVDHGIEPPEERIALGKPPTGLIRISATSLGNEVRIQIVDDGRGIDPERIRARAVALGMLSTERANQLDLQETLNFIFQPGFSTAPTVTEISGRGVGMDIVRANLLELGGQVRVDTTVGQGTTITLTIPLTLITSRVLLVKVGSQTLALPATTVNSIFWVSRDQVQVIDGRPTIAYQQRTVALLTLADLVGITTGTPLTRHQRVPALLINTRQQRVALLVDDLIDEREVVVKPLGPLFAHRPALSGAVQLSDGGLVLLINSLHLLESNQRQAISSSVPGQPLPQPQRPARLLVVDDSFTTRELLRSILQSAGYEVTAAIDGADALDRLRSTTYDLVVSDIEMPRVDGFTLTSRIRRELALSDLPVVLITSLASEEHRRRGLEAGAQAYIVKSQFNQDSLLKVIQQLLGHEE, encoded by the coding sequence ATGGATCTAACCAGCTTCTATGCACAATTTCGCGATGAGACCGCCGATAATCTCCGTCTGTTGAGCGAAGTGTTGTTGACTATTGAGCAAAATGTCGATGCGGATCGTCGCCGTAGCGAACTGGATCGCGCCTTCCGCGCCGTCCATACGATTAAGGGATCGGCTCGTATGCTCGGCTTCGATCCGATTGCCCAAGCTGCTCACGCACTCGAACACATTCTCGGTCAGGTTCGGCAAGGCCAACGCACCCTCGACCGCAGTCTGACCGATCTGTTGCTCCACGGCGGCGATCTGATCGGGCGGCTGGTGGCGCATGTTCCCCATATACCGCCAGCCGAATCGTCGGCAGTTGAACAATTTCTGCAACAACTAAGCTCAACCGACACCACCACGGCATTCACTCCACCTCCATCACCACCACCGTCACCGGCTCCGTCGTCTCAGCCGTCAGACACCGAACCACTGCGCACGACCCGTCAAACCGTTCGGGTACGAGTCGACCGTCTCGATCGGCTCTTCAATTTGGCCGGTGAACTGGTCATCATACAACAATGGCTTGGTGAAGTTGGGCAAGAGCTGTATCGGCTGCAAGAGACGGTTGAACGCCAACAACGAGCATTGCAGGCACTCGAACAGGAATTGGCCCGTCTCCGCTTTTCCCAGTCACAACGGCAAGCGCTTGATGCCCGCATCAATGCCCTGCGCGAAGTACAAGCGGCTATTAACGATCTGGCCCAACGTCAGAGCGACCGGCTCGACCGCCATTTGGCCCGCCAACAGCTTTTGATTAAAGACCTTGAGCAAGAAGTGATGGCAGTACGGCTGTTACCGATTGCCACCATCTTCAATAATCTGCCACGATTGGTACGCGATCTGGCAGCCGCAACCAACAAACAGGCGACGATTGAGATCAGTGGCGAAACCACCGAACTCGACCGCAAGGTTCTCGAATTGATCAGCGATCCATTAGTACATCTGGTACGGAATGCGGTCGATCACGGAATCGAACCACCTGAAGAGCGTATTGCCCTTGGCAAACCACCTACCGGCCTGATCCGGATCAGCGCTACATCTCTGGGCAATGAAGTACGGATCCAAATCGTTGATGATGGGCGAGGGATCGACCCTGAACGTATCCGGGCACGGGCCGTTGCCCTCGGTATGTTGAGTACCGAACGCGCGAACCAGCTCGATCTGCAAGAAACGCTCAATTTTATCTTCCAACCGGGCTTCTCAACTGCGCCAACCGTCACCGAGATTTCGGGGCGCGGTGTCGGTATGGATATTGTGCGCGCCAATTTGCTTGAACTGGGTGGACAGGTACGGGTCGACACCACGGTTGGTCAAGGCACAACCATCACGCTCACCATCCCCCTCACGCTCATTACCAGCCGCGTATTACTGGTAAAGGTAGGAAGCCAAACATTGGCGCTACCGGCTACAACGGTGAACAGCATCTTTTGGGTGTCGCGCGATCAGGTACAAGTTATCGATGGTCGACCGACAATTGCCTACCAACAGCGCACCGTAGCCCTGTTGACCTTGGCCGATCTAGTAGGAATCACAACCGGCACGCCGCTGACACGCCATCAGCGCGTCCCGGCCCTCTTGATCAATACTCGCCAACAACGGGTCGCCTTATTGGTTGATGACCTGATCGACGAACGCGAGGTGGTCGTCAAACCACTCGGCCCACTCTTTGCCCATCGTCCGGCCTTGAGCGGTGCCGTCCAGTTGAGCGATGGTGGGCTGGTCTTGCTGATCAACTCCCTGCATCTGCTCGAAAGTAACCAACGCCAAGCAATCTCATCATCGGTACCCGGTCAGCCATTACCCCAACCTCAACGACCGGCCCGCCTACTGGTCGTCGACGATTCTTTCACAACCCGTGAATTGTTGCGCAGTATTTTGCAATCGGCCGGTTACGAAGTTACCGCAGCAATTGATGGCGCTGATGCTCTTGACAGGCTCCGTTCTACGACCTACGATCTTGTGGTAAGCGATATTGAGATGCCGCGTGTCGATGGCTTTACCCTCACGTCTCGTATCCGGCGCGAGTTGGCCCTCTCTGATCTGCCGGTGGTGCTGATTACCAGTCTTGCCTCTGAAGAACATCGTCGTCGTGGTCTGGAAGCAGGGGCGCAGGCCTACATTGTAAAAAGTCAGTTTAACCAAGACAGTTTGCTGAAGGTGATTCAGCAACTGCTCGGCCACGAGGAGTAG
- a CDS encoding CheR family methyltransferase — protein sequence MTLPPESLGSLREILAHYCGILLDDSRLTHLQTAVERRALALKRLPDQYLADLLTNRDRTELQFLAEPFLNHETIFFRNRPHMEALRKTLLPTLHATLPPGVPIKIWSAGCATGEEPYSIAITALETLGEPLPRPVEILATDLSATAIEKARAGVYRGRTLTNLTPLQRLRFFTPVGNALTIHERVRQLVTFMQHNLLDPFPPAVRGTHILFCQNVTIYFSLDTCRTLMARFYDILADGGTLCLGFSETLWNIFDRLRPVSVDGAFLYRKDPPRQRMVALSVPKPSRPTLHPTRPTRRRPTSPPASSDPLFTDETVVVEGRRMIESGQIEAALELFAHAPLAGRYAPAVLALTAQAHANRGELDLALAEARRALELNPLVTEAHILLGLIYERQQQFTLAIRHLERARYLNSDSPLVAFHLAECYRQTDRVADAIREYRNAEHLLHSLPPDHLIEGVAVYWLAESCRRWIRRFEGER from the coding sequence ATGACTCTACCACCCGAATCGCTCGGCTCACTGCGCGAGATACTTGCTCATTATTGCGGTATCCTGCTCGACGATTCTCGCCTCACTCATTTGCAAACCGCTGTCGAACGGCGCGCGTTAGCGCTCAAGCGCTTGCCCGATCAATATTTGGCCGATCTGCTGACCAATCGAGATCGCACCGAGCTACAATTTCTGGCCGAGCCGTTCCTCAACCACGAGACCATCTTTTTTCGCAACCGGCCTCATATGGAAGCCTTGCGTAAGACGCTGCTACCTACTCTACACGCTACACTGCCGCCCGGTGTGCCGATCAAGATTTGGAGCGCCGGGTGTGCCACCGGCGAAGAACCTTATTCAATCGCGATTACGGCCCTCGAGACACTTGGCGAACCCTTACCACGTCCGGTCGAGATCCTCGCAACCGATCTCAGTGCTACAGCAATTGAGAAGGCGCGCGCCGGTGTCTATCGTGGACGTACCCTTACCAATCTGACGCCACTTCAACGACTGCGCTTCTTCACTCCGGTGGGAAATGCGCTGACCATCCACGAACGAGTGCGGCAACTGGTTACCTTCATGCAGCATAACCTGCTCGATCCGTTTCCACCGGCAGTACGCGGTACACACATTCTCTTCTGTCAGAACGTGACCATCTACTTTTCGCTCGATACCTGTCGGACACTCATGGCACGCTTCTACGATATTTTGGCCGACGGTGGTACCCTGTGTCTCGGCTTTTCCGAAACATTGTGGAATATTTTTGATCGGCTACGCCCGGTGTCCGTTGATGGTGCGTTTCTCTACCGCAAAGATCCGCCCCGTCAACGGATGGTTGCATTATCTGTGCCTAAACCGTCGCGCCCAACCTTACATCCAACACGGCCAACGCGGCGGCGGCCAACATCTCCACCTGCCTCCTCTGATCCACTCTTTACCGATGAGACGGTCGTTGTGGAAGGTCGGCGCATGATTGAAAGCGGTCAGATCGAGGCAGCACTCGAACTCTTTGCCCACGCGCCACTTGCCGGACGATACGCACCGGCGGTACTTGCCTTAACGGCCCAAGCCCATGCCAACCGAGGCGAACTCGATCTGGCGCTGGCCGAAGCTCGCCGTGCCTTAGAACTCAACCCGCTCGTGACCGAAGCGCATATCTTGCTCGGCTTAATCTACGAACGCCAACAGCAATTTACGTTAGCCATTCGCCACCTCGAACGAGCGCGCTACCTAAACAGCGATTCTCCGCTCGTTGCCTTCCATCTTGCCGAATGCTACCGTCAGACCGATCGGGTAGCCGATGCCATCCGCGAGTACCGCAATGCCGAGCACTTACTGCATTCGTTACCACCCGATCACCTCATCGAAGGAGTTGCAGTATATTGGCTGGCTGAAAGTTGTCGGCGTTGGATCCGCCGGTTCGAGGGGGAGCGATAA
- a CDS encoding PP2C family protein-serine/threonine phosphatase gives MLLNRRRSWPSLLAHRQRNLVGVRRHVAPPAASPPPPAAPAMDEAAQQRAREIEQELQLARDIQQGLLLEAAPHLPGWEVTAISLPARDLGGDLYDFLPLADDRHGIMIGDVSGKGLPAALRMAVARTVFRHEARRNTDPATTLAAVNQGVLSEIPHGMVTMLYLQLEPRTGQLCFANAGHTFPLLISDTVQELEVAGLPLGIDSESEYVQQQAIIAPGESLLLYTDGLIEAESPNGTIFSFERLVDLIVAHPQRKPRALAAALVHEVRSWTNGILSDDVTMVILRRRLLDLVTEIRSVIADVIGIERVDMLWETLFAGDIPTTVEEWREALPRLQPLAQTSLGRGLARELIQQIRLTLDDYRAIC, from the coding sequence ATGCTACTGAACCGTCGCCGGTCATGGCCGAGCTTGCTGGCCCATCGCCAGCGCAATCTCGTTGGTGTACGGCGGCATGTCGCACCTCCTGCCGCCTCCCCTCCACCACCTGCTGCACCGGCTATGGACGAGGCAGCGCAGCAGCGGGCACGTGAGATCGAGCAAGAATTACAATTAGCCCGCGATATTCAGCAGGGCTTGTTACTCGAAGCTGCTCCGCATCTACCCGGTTGGGAAGTCACTGCTATCTCGCTACCGGCACGCGATCTCGGTGGCGATCTGTACGACTTCTTACCGCTCGCCGATGATCGGCATGGCATCATGATCGGTGATGTCAGTGGAAAAGGCCTCCCTGCTGCCCTTCGGATGGCCGTGGCGCGCACCGTCTTTCGCCACGAAGCACGTCGCAACACCGACCCGGCCACTACCCTCGCCGCCGTGAATCAGGGTGTATTAAGCGAGATTCCGCACGGTATGGTCACCATGCTCTATTTACAGCTCGAGCCACGCACCGGACAGTTATGCTTCGCCAACGCCGGTCATACCTTCCCGTTATTAATTTCCGATACCGTGCAAGAACTCGAAGTTGCCGGACTACCGCTCGGTATTGATAGCGAAAGTGAATACGTGCAACAGCAAGCCATCATTGCTCCCGGCGAAAGTTTATTGCTCTACACCGACGGTCTGATCGAAGCCGAGAGTCCGAACGGTACGATCTTTAGCTTCGAGCGCCTCGTTGATCTGATCGTAGCTCACCCCCAACGTAAACCACGCGCCCTTGCCGCCGCACTTGTCCATGAAGTGCGCTCGTGGACGAACGGCATCCTGAGCGATGACGTTACGATGGTTATCCTACGCCGACGACTACTCGATCTGGTCACTGAAATCCGCAGCGTGATCGCCGATGTGATCGGTATCGAGCGCGTCGATATGCTGTGGGAAACTCTGTTTGCCGGTGATATACCGACCACCGTCGAAGAATGGCGTGAAGCGTTACCCCGTTTACAACCCCTCGCACAAACGTCGCTCGGTCGCGGCCTTGCGCGTGAGCTGATCCAGCAAATCCGCCTCACACTCGATGATTATCGCGCGATCTGCTGA
- a CDS encoding methyl-accepting chemotaxis protein: MKAGTSTTATTELAALRENRTILHWLIVVSAALLVLFWVVGLIVWLNQSTTTFPFVIASAITLIGVTMYGLAGWLLQSQHIALSRRWLFLAMITGAAMVIILFGGADGARTVVLLVPIISAGLLGSGRDTLIVIISSILVYAALLLGEQLGGLQPLLDDNVVIDTGFLLTTISAIGTLAWLSSRDLNRALAESHLRATELLRKTEQLMEKNIQQVELGSELAAAAAELQANSQQQAGGASEQASAVSEVSTTIEELGSTARQIAQAAEHVSEAAQQTLEQLSSGQDAVDESIQAMERIRQRVQDISTRVLGLGERSQQIGEIIDLIDDISDETHLLALNAAIEAAGAGEYGRRFAVVAAEVKSLANRTLAAAKEVKGVIAEIRQATGAAVLAAEEGSKEVERGVELAHRAGQVMDNIVMVAERTAQAAAEIGLATAQQQSASEQVVETMREIAEVARQSAQSARHMAESAAKLTAIAARLHGLAQIDTDHA, from the coding sequence ATGAAAGCGGGAACATCCACTACGGCTACAACTGAACTTGCCGCTCTCCGCGAAAACCGCACGATCTTGCACTGGCTCATCGTGGTCAGCGCGGCACTATTGGTGCTCTTCTGGGTGGTTGGTCTGATTGTGTGGTTGAACCAGTCCACCACCACGTTCCCCTTTGTAATCGCGAGCGCCATAACCTTGATCGGCGTAACTATGTACGGCTTAGCAGGGTGGCTTCTCCAATCCCAACACATCGCATTGAGCCGACGCTGGCTCTTTTTGGCGATGATTACCGGCGCAGCAATGGTTATCATCCTGTTCGGTGGTGCTGATGGAGCGCGTACCGTTGTCTTGCTGGTACCGATCATTAGCGCCGGTCTCCTTGGTAGCGGACGCGATACGCTCATTGTGATTATCAGCAGTATCTTGGTGTATGCGGCATTGCTGCTCGGTGAACAACTCGGTGGTCTACAACCATTATTAGACGATAATGTTGTGATTGATACCGGTTTTCTGCTGACAACCATTAGCGCAATCGGTACATTAGCCTGGTTGAGTAGCCGTGATCTCAATCGGGCACTGGCCGAATCGCATTTGCGTGCTACAGAGCTACTCCGCAAGACCGAACAGTTGATGGAGAAAAATATTCAACAGGTTGAGCTAGGCAGCGAATTGGCCGCAGCGGCTGCCGAGTTGCAGGCCAATTCCCAACAACAGGCCGGCGGAGCGAGCGAGCAGGCTAGCGCCGTCTCTGAGGTCTCGACCACGATTGAAGAATTGGGCAGTACGGCCCGCCAAATTGCCCAAGCGGCAGAACACGTCTCGGAAGCTGCCCAACAGACGCTTGAGCAGTTGAGTAGTGGTCAAGATGCAGTTGATGAGAGTATTCAAGCCATGGAACGCATCCGGCAGCGCGTCCAAGATATTTCGACCCGCGTGCTCGGCTTAGGGGAGCGATCCCAGCAGATCGGTGAAATCATCGACCTGATCGACGATATTTCTGATGAAACCCATTTGCTCGCGCTGAACGCCGCCATCGAGGCTGCCGGCGCCGGTGAGTATGGTCGCCGATTTGCCGTGGTGGCGGCTGAGGTAAAGAGTTTGGCCAATCGTACCCTTGCTGCGGCCAAAGAGGTGAAAGGGGTGATTGCCGAGATCCGACAGGCGACCGGCGCCGCCGTATTGGCCGCCGAAGAGGGCAGCAAAGAGGTTGAGCGCGGTGTTGAACTGGCCCATCGCGCCGGTCAGGTCATGGACAATATCGTCATGGTGGCCGAACGCACGGCTCAGGCTGCCGCCGAGATCGGGCTGGCAACTGCTCAACAGCAAAGCGCCAGTGAGCAGGTCGTCGAGACGATGCGCGAAATCGCGGAAGTTGCCCGCCAATCCGCACAAAGCGCACGCCATATGGCCGAATCGGCAGCAAAACTCACCGCTATAGCAGCCCGCTTGCACGGCTTGGCCCAAATCGACACCGATCACGCTTAG
- the rplS gene encoding 50S ribosomal protein L19 yields the protein MSQQLLEELGRRQYRTDIPEFRVGDTVRVGVKVVEGNRERVQDFEGVVIRRRGEGINENFTVRRIASHGIGVERTFLLHAPRIDYIKVIRQGKVRRAKLYYLRGRTGKAARIRERR from the coding sequence GTGTCGCAGCAACTACTTGAAGAGCTAGGCCGGCGCCAGTATCGCACCGATATCCCCGAATTCCGCGTTGGTGACACGGTGCGCGTCGGCGTAAAGGTGGTTGAAGGCAACCGCGAGCGAGTACAGGATTTTGAGGGTGTCGTCATTCGGCGTCGGGGTGAAGGGATTAACGAGAATTTTACCGTGCGCCGGATCGCATCCCACGGGATCGGGGTCGAACGTACCTTCTTGCTGCATGCACCGCGGATCGACTATATCAAGGTCATCCGGCAAGGTAAAGTTCGGCGGGCAAAGCTCTACTACCTCCGCGGGCGCACCGGCAAGGCTGCTCGGATCCGCGAGCGCCGCTAG